Proteins encoded in a region of the bacterium genome:
- a CDS encoding FHA domain-containing protein: PESPAEPARVESLLVEEPTPASENVVREAVPVAREVVLHEEVVEDWSDLERDFFSGEGGDGRFFANPALILHDPGGHERVFELVHDNMVIGSAGLGDVDIFVGHKSVDKKHARIRMEHGRYVIKDLGSHGGTFINGKRVRKERLNHLDKLKVGDVFFQVRLM, from the coding sequence ACCGGAGAGCCCCGCTGAGCCGGCCCGCGTCGAATCGCTGCTCGTCGAGGAGCCGACGCCTGCGAGCGAAAACGTTGTGCGAGAGGCGGTGCCCGTCGCGCGCGAGGTGGTTCTTCACGAAGAGGTCGTCGAGGATTGGAGCGATCTGGAGCGCGACTTCTTCTCGGGCGAGGGCGGCGACGGGCGTTTCTTCGCGAACCCCGCGCTCATCCTGCACGATCCCGGCGGCCACGAACGCGTCTTCGAACTCGTGCACGACAACATGGTCATCGGCTCCGCCGGCCTTGGCGACGTGGACATCTTCGTCGGCCACAAGTCCGTCGACAAAAAACACGCGCGCATTCGCATGGAGCACGGCCGTTACGTCATCAAGGATCTCGGCTCGCACGGCGGCACGTTCATCAACGGCAAGCGCGTCCGCAAGGAACGCCTGAACCATCTCGACAAGCTGAAGGTTGGCGACGTGTTCTTTCAGGTGCGTCTGATGTAG